A DNA window from Mobula hypostoma chromosome 3, sMobHyp1.1, whole genome shotgun sequence contains the following coding sequences:
- the LOC134343463 gene encoding stanniocalcin-2-like, protein MDARVLLLLFTTRCLLIAVGADNMSDFLGQNGCSATAVPGEGRLDQQSAGEISACLRSAPDVGCDVFQCLVNTTCHLEDNLYEICRDFLQNSDNFDVQGKRFIRNFLKCSIIGLRSRFSSGVGRCAEVQRILIHVQGWCYHENNICDVAATNIDALVDMVDFNKLQANGAYLEFVKFLFDCGNSITEPIRSRLQSILDVLKQLLEDSCIIVEKVTTITVSEENGQPDENVTHELWK, encoded by the exons ATGGATGCCCGCGTCTTGCTGTTACTCTTCACCACGCGCTGCCTGCTCATTGCTGTGGGGGCTGATAATATGAGCGATTTTTTGGGGCAGAACGGCTGTTCCGCCACAGCCGTTCCGGGGGAAGGCCGACTAGACCAGCAAAGTGCGG GTGAAATAAGTGCATGTCTGCGCAGTGCACCAGATGTGGGATGTGATGTATTTCAATGCCTGGTAAACACAACATGTCATCTAGAAGATAACTTGTATGAAATCTGCAGAgacttccttcagaattcagacAATTTTGATGTGCAG GGAAAACGATTTATCAGAAACTTCCTGAAGTGCAGTATCATTGGGCTCAGGTCAAGATTCAGCAGCGGTGTTGGCAGATGTGCTGAAGTACAAAGGATCTTAATCCATGTGCAAGGATGGTGTTACCATGAAAATAACATCTGTGATGTGGCAGCCACCAACATTGATGCTTTAGTGGACATGGTTGATTTTAATAAATTACAGGCAAATGG GGCCTACTTGGAATTTGTGAAGTTCCTGTTTGACTGTGGGAACAGCATTACTGAACCCATACGAAGTCGGCTACAATCAAttctggatgttttgaagcaattGTTAGAAGACTCTTGTATTATTGTAGAGAAAGTAACAACAATAACAGTTTCTGAGGAAAATGGTCAGCCAGATGAGAATGTCACCCATGAGCTTTGGAAATGA